Proteins encoded together in one Lutra lutra chromosome 4, mLutLut1.2, whole genome shotgun sequence window:
- the LOC125097294 gene encoding tubulin alpha-8 chain-like — protein sequence MECQLIVYPAPQVSTAVVEPYNSILTTHTTLEHSDCAFMVDNEAIYDICRRNLDIERPTYTNLNRLIGQIVSSITASLRFDGAFNVDLTEFQTNLVPYPRIHFPLVTYAPIVSAEKAYHEQLSVAEITNACFEPSNQLVKCDPRHGKYMACCMLYRGEVVPKDVNAAIAAIKTKRTIQFVDWCPIGFKVGINYQPPTVVPGGDLAKVQRAVCMLSNTTAMWIKSSGSVPWATVANIIALDECINSFLGGIVKLW from the exons tctacCCCGCGCCCCAGGTGTCCACGGCCGTGGTGGAGCCCTACAACTCCATCCTGACCACCCACACCACCCTGGAGCACTCGGACTGTGCCTTCATGGTGGACAACGAGGCCATCTACGACATATGCCGGCGCAACCTGGACATCGAGCGCCCCACCTACACCAACCTCAACCGGCTCATCGGCCAGATTGTGTCCTCCATCACAGCCTCCCTGCGCTTCGATGGTGCCTTCAATGTGGACCTCACGGAGTTCCAGACCAACCTGGTGCCCTACCCCCGAATCCACTTCCCCCTGGTGACCTATGCCCCCATCGTTTCGGCCGAGAAGGCCTACCATGAGCAGCTGTCAGTGGCAGAGATCACCAACGCCTGCTTCGAGCCCTCCAACCAGTTGGTCAAGTGTGACCCTCGCCATGGCAAATACATGGCCTGCTGCATGCTGTACCGCGGGGAAGTGGTGCCCAAGGACGTGAACGCCGCCATCGCTGCTATCAAGACCAAGCGCACCATCCAGTTTGTGGACTGGTGTCCCATAGGTTTCAAGGTTGGCATTAACTACCAACCCCCCACAGTGGTGCCCGGGGGCGACCTGGCCAAGGTGCAGCGGGCCGTGTGCATGCTGAGCAACACCACAGCCATGTGG ATCAAGAGTTCTGGAAGTGTCCCTTGGGCAACAGTTGCAAATATCATTGCTTTAGATGAATGTATAAACTCCTTTCTGGGGGGTATCGTCAAGCTGTGGTGA